Proteins from a genomic interval of Paenibacillus sp. FSL R5-0623:
- the spoVAC gene encoding stage V sporulation protein AC has translation MDEKEYKKVAKKHEPPRPILKNCLKAFLVGGTVCLIGQAIQEAFMAGFDMTSKEASSPTVAVMILISVILTCLGVYDKMAQWAGAGTAVPVTGFANSMCSAALEHRAEGLVLGVGANMFKLAGSVIVFGVVAAFLVGIVYAFLGFGGGHL, from the coding sequence ATGGATGAAAAGGAGTACAAAAAAGTCGCAAAAAAACATGAGCCGCCTCGTCCAATCCTGAAAAATTGCCTCAAAGCATTTCTGGTTGGGGGTACCGTCTGTTTGATTGGACAGGCCATTCAAGAGGCTTTTATGGCCGGTTTCGACATGACATCGAAGGAAGCTTCCAGTCCTACGGTGGCGGTCATGATTCTCATATCGGTTATTCTAACGTGCCTCGGGGTTTACGATAAAATGGCTCAATGGGCAGGAGCAGGAACTGCTGTGCCGGTTACCGGCTTTGCCAATTCCATGTGTTCTGCTGCACTGGAACATCGTGCTGAAGGACTGGTGCTCGGTGTAGGGGCCAACATGTTTAAACTTGCTGGTTCCGTTATCGTGTTTGGTGTCGTGGCAGCATTTCTCGTAGGGATCGTTTACGCCTTTTTGGGATTTGGAGGTGGGCACCTGTGA
- a CDS encoding M42 family metallopeptidase, producing the protein MNEKTMDMFRTLTEFPSASGFERELRGWMKGKLSAYTDEFVQDRLGSLFGVLRGEESGPKVMVAGHFDEVGFMTTGITETGMIKFRPLGGWWSQAVLSQRLEIITPDRRITGVVGSTPTHLLDESQRNKPVDLNTMYLDIGADNRAEAESWGIHPGMQIVPICEFTPMANPKKIMAKAWDNRYGVGLALELVEALHKEKLPNTLYAGATVQEELGLRGARTAANLIQPDIFFALDCSAANDMTGDKQSFGHIGEGALLRIFDPGMFTHRGMVEYVQDTASSNQIKMQYFISPGGTDAGQVHLSGIGVPSTVIGICARYIHTSSSIIHTDDYDAAKELIVKLVKGLDRTTMTTIINNA; encoded by the coding sequence ATGAATGAAAAAACGATGGATATGTTTCGTACGTTGACGGAATTTCCTTCCGCATCCGGTTTTGAACGTGAGCTTCGCGGCTGGATGAAAGGTAAGCTTTCCGCTTATACCGATGAGTTCGTCCAGGATCGCCTGGGGAGTCTATTTGGAGTATTACGCGGGGAGGAATCCGGTCCCAAAGTTATGGTAGCCGGACACTTTGACGAAGTAGGTTTCATGACTACGGGCATTACGGAAACAGGCATGATCAAATTCCGCCCACTGGGTGGATGGTGGAGTCAGGCTGTACTGTCTCAACGATTGGAAATCATCACACCTGATCGTCGGATTACCGGAGTGGTAGGTTCTACACCTACACACTTGCTGGATGAGTCGCAGCGGAACAAACCTGTGGATCTGAACACCATGTATCTCGACATTGGGGCTGACAACCGTGCGGAAGCAGAATCTTGGGGCATTCACCCAGGTATGCAGATTGTACCGATCTGTGAATTCACACCTATGGCCAATCCTAAGAAAATTATGGCTAAAGCGTGGGATAATCGTTACGGCGTAGGACTTGCACTTGAACTGGTTGAAGCGCTTCACAAGGAAAAACTGCCTAACACACTCTATGCTGGTGCAACGGTTCAGGAAGAACTGGGGCTTCGCGGTGCACGTACGGCGGCCAACTTGATTCAGCCTGATATCTTCTTTGCACTTGACTGTAGCGCGGCGAATGATATGACAGGTGACAAACAGTCCTTTGGACATATCGGAGAAGGCGCATTGCTTCGTATTTTTGACCCGGGTATGTTCACCCATCGCGGAATGGTGGAATATGTTCAAGATACGGCTTCATCCAATCAGATCAAAATGCAGTATTTCATCTCACCAGGTGGTACCGATGCAGGTCAAGTTCACCTGAGTGGCATTGGTGTACCATCAACAGTTATTGGTATCTGCGCACGTTATATCCATACCTCATCTTCCATCATTCATACGGATGACTACGATGCGGCCAAAGAACTGATCGTGAAACTGGTTAAAGGTCTGGATCGGACAACGATGACTACCATTATTAATAACGCGTAG
- the spoVAE gene encoding stage V sporulation protein AE — MQFLWAFIVGGLICVIGQLLMDGVKLTPAHTMSTLVVTGALADAFGVYDPLVKFAGAGATIPITSFGNSLVHGALTELEKEGWLGVITGIFDLTAAGISSAIIFSFLAALVVKPKG, encoded by the coding sequence ATGCAGTTCTTGTGGGCATTTATTGTTGGCGGTTTAATCTGTGTTATCGGACAGCTTCTAATGGATGGGGTTAAACTTACGCCAGCTCATACCATGAGTACACTTGTTGTGACAGGTGCGCTTGCGGATGCATTTGGCGTGTACGACCCCCTGGTTAAATTTGCAGGTGCGGGTGCAACCATCCCCATCACAAGTTTCGGTAATTCCTTGGTGCACGGGGCATTGACGGAGCTGGAAAAAGAGGGATGGCTGGGTGTGATTACAGGGATTTTCGATCTGACTGCGGCGGGGATTTCGTCAGCGATCATCTTTTCTTTTCTCGCGGCATTGGTGGTTAAACCAAAAGGCTAA
- a CDS encoding DUF58 domain-containing protein, whose amino-acid sequence MVWMCCLAYVLFQGGKTSLMLLSMVTLLCVYLAIAGFSGVRRAQGVRRLSSGPDHEELLHAGDQVQVQLSLTIPGFLPLPYVVVREMLHRHNGESWSFKESLIPNMRGNGELSFQTPPLERGKYVFSETECASEDIFGLIEHRGKFKAKGEFRVLPRTVFIPYWQLYDRKSRLSGPQTALTRSRRETTQINGVRDYVYGDRLSRIHWNATAKTGNWKSKEFEHESVPKTILVLDALASSYEHGDAFEIAVSTAASLLEYGVRERMGMGLLTLSEQTSFMAPSESLMERQKMMHHLVDIQYNGQDTHLLPGVERIARQLPQGAYFVVISPQKDEKIMELLRWADTRGMTPCHILIDTSESRRSAEWNAMLSGRGTRSFTVSHLQELPTVMGGGSV is encoded by the coding sequence ATGGTGTGGATGTGCTGTCTGGCTTATGTTTTGTTTCAGGGCGGGAAGACATCCCTTATGTTGCTGTCGATGGTGACCCTGCTCTGTGTGTATCTTGCCATTGCTGGATTTAGCGGGGTAAGACGTGCTCAAGGAGTTCGTAGGTTATCTTCTGGTCCAGACCACGAAGAATTGCTGCATGCGGGTGACCAGGTTCAAGTACAGCTGAGTCTGACGATTCCGGGATTCCTCCCGCTTCCCTATGTTGTTGTACGTGAAATGCTGCATCGGCATAACGGAGAATCGTGGTCGTTCAAGGAAAGTTTGATTCCCAATATGCGAGGTAATGGCGAGTTGTCTTTTCAGACACCGCCACTTGAGCGGGGAAAGTATGTTTTTTCGGAAACGGAATGTGCCAGCGAGGACATATTTGGACTGATTGAACATCGAGGAAAGTTTAAGGCCAAAGGTGAGTTTCGCGTACTGCCAAGAACGGTATTTATTCCATATTGGCAGCTCTACGACCGCAAATCACGGTTATCCGGTCCTCAGACGGCGTTAACCCGTTCACGGAGAGAGACTACTCAGATCAATGGTGTACGTGACTACGTATACGGAGATCGACTTTCCCGCATTCACTGGAATGCAACGGCAAAGACAGGGAACTGGAAGTCCAAGGAGTTTGAACATGAGTCTGTGCCCAAAACCATTCTGGTTCTGGATGCGCTGGCATCAAGTTATGAACATGGGGATGCTTTCGAAATTGCTGTTTCCACGGCTGCCTCTCTGCTGGAGTATGGTGTCAGGGAACGAATGGGGATGGGGCTGTTGACATTGTCAGAACAGACATCCTTCATGGCCCCCAGTGAAAGTCTGATGGAACGACAGAAGATGATGCATCATCTGGTGGATATTCAATATAACGGTCAGGATACCCATCTGTTGCCCGGCGTGGAAAGAATCGCACGTCAACTGCCTCAGGGGGCCTACTTTGTCGTGATTTCTCCTCAGAAGGATGAAAAAATAATGGAACTGTTGCGCTGGGCCGATACGCGGGGCATGACTCCATGTCATATTCTGATCGATACCAGTGAATCCCGCCGGAGTGCCGAGTGGAATGCCATGTTGAGTGGAAGAGGCACGAGGTCATTCACTGTTTCTCACTTGCAGGAGCTTCCAACGGTGATGGGGGGAGGTTCTGTATGA
- a CDS encoding MoxR family ATPase has translation MPVRKESIQIISAVRSNLESCIMGKSFEIQLLLTALLAGGHVLIEDVPGTGKTQLIKALSKSMRGEYRRIQCNPDILPSDITGVSVFHPKDERFYFRPGPVMTNILLADEINRATTKTQSALLEVMEERSVTVDGDTYDLPHPFMLCATQNPIDFEGTYTLPEAQLDRFMLKISLGYPDKEIEKILLKQHQLGQPVDRLESVTHMDQISAIQQEIKEVFIGDPVMDYLLDVVRQTRSHPSVLLGASPRAAISFMMAVKAFAFLQERDYVLPDDVKTMAPYVISHRIVLRPESRLDSMSSEAVLKAVLQQVRVPVSMGQ, from the coding sequence ATGCCTGTGCGCAAAGAGTCGATCCAAATCATATCCGCAGTTCGTTCAAATCTGGAATCCTGTATTATGGGGAAATCCTTTGAAATTCAACTTTTACTTACAGCTTTGCTTGCAGGTGGGCACGTTCTGATTGAAGACGTACCGGGAACTGGCAAAACGCAATTAATCAAGGCATTATCGAAATCCATGCGTGGTGAGTACCGACGCATTCAATGTAATCCTGATATTTTACCTAGTGATATTACGGGCGTATCTGTGTTTCATCCGAAGGATGAGCGTTTTTATTTCCGGCCAGGTCCTGTGATGACCAACATTTTGCTGGCTGATGAGATTAACCGGGCCACAACAAAAACCCAATCAGCTCTGCTTGAGGTTATGGAGGAGCGCAGTGTAACCGTTGATGGTGATACGTATGATCTGCCACATCCATTCATGCTCTGTGCAACTCAGAATCCGATTGATTTTGAAGGTACGTATACGTTGCCGGAAGCACAACTCGACCGGTTTATGTTAAAAATAAGTCTAGGTTATCCCGATAAGGAAATTGAGAAAATTCTATTGAAACAGCATCAGCTCGGTCAGCCTGTAGATCGTCTTGAATCCGTGACTCATATGGACCAGATTTCGGCAATCCAGCAGGAGATTAAAGAGGTCTTTATCGGTGATCCGGTTATGGACTATTTGTTGGATGTTGTTCGCCAAACCCGCTCCCACCCATCTGTATTGCTGGGTGCCAGCCCACGGGCAGCCATATCGTTCATGATGGCCGTAAAAGCCTTTGCTTTCTTGCAGGAACGTGATTATGTGCTTCCGGATGATGTGAAAACGATGGCCCCTTATGTGATCTCTCATCGTATAGTGCTTCGTCCCGAATCGAGACTGGACAGTATGAGTTCCGAGGCCGTTTTGAAAGCCGTACTCCAGCAAGTACGCGTGCCCGTCTCCATGGGGCAATAG
- the spoVAD gene encoding stage V sporulation protein AD codes for MKRLGRQTWQFENRPRIIGKAAVVGPEEGEGPLSSDFDYVYDNLEIGEKTWEKGERKLLEQASQLALVNANITKEELQFFVGGDLMNQIISSSFSARKLGVPYLGVFGACSTSMETLALASMIVDSGAGDYVLAGTVSHNCTVEKQFRYPTEYGSQKPPYAQYTVTGSGCGVVSRTGDGPVVTKATIGRIMDLGIKDPFNMGSAMAPAAADTIISHFRDTGLEPGYYDLIVTGDLASVGLPITKELLQKEGIPMEQTVFNDCGLMIYDREKQPYVVAGGSGCGCSATVTYGHILNRMQKGDLKRVLVVATGALLSPISYQQGESIPCIAHAVAIEKEG; via the coding sequence GTGAAACGATTGGGTCGCCAGACATGGCAGTTTGAGAATCGTCCGCGGATCATCGGTAAAGCCGCAGTTGTAGGACCAGAAGAAGGCGAGGGTCCACTGTCATCTGATTTCGATTATGTCTATGACAATCTAGAGATCGGCGAGAAAACGTGGGAAAAGGGAGAACGCAAACTGCTCGAACAGGCCTCTCAGCTGGCTTTGGTTAATGCAAATATCACCAAGGAAGAGCTTCAATTTTTTGTGGGTGGAGATCTGATGAATCAGATTATCAGCAGTTCCTTTTCAGCGCGAAAACTAGGTGTGCCTTACCTGGGTGTCTTTGGAGCCTGTTCTACTTCCATGGAAACGTTAGCGTTAGCGTCCATGATAGTTGACTCCGGAGCTGGAGATTATGTCCTTGCAGGAACGGTGAGCCACAACTGTACGGTGGAAAAACAATTTCGGTATCCGACGGAGTATGGTTCCCAAAAGCCCCCTTATGCGCAATATACCGTCACAGGATCAGGGTGTGGTGTGGTCTCCCGTACTGGTGATGGTCCCGTTGTTACCAAAGCCACGATTGGACGCATTATGGACTTGGGCATCAAAGATCCCTTTAACATGGGTTCAGCCATGGCGCCAGCAGCAGCCGACACCATCATCTCTCATTTCAGAGATACGGGATTGGAACCCGGCTATTATGATCTCATTGTGACCGGGGATCTGGCTTCCGTTGGTCTGCCAATTACGAAAGAGCTTTTGCAAAAAGAAGGCATTCCCATGGAACAGACGGTTTTTAATGACTGCGGCCTGATGATCTATGATCGGGAGAAGCAGCCTTATGTTGTTGCCGGGGGAAGTGGCTGCGGATGTTCTGCCACCGTCACCTATGGTCACATTTTGAACCGGATGCAGAAGGGTGATCTTAAACGGGTGCTCGTCGTTGCTACGGGGGCACTGTTATCTCCGATTTCATACCAACAGGGTGAAAGTATTCCCTGTATTGCTCATGCCGTAGCCATAGAAAAGGAGGGATGA